GTGTCTCGCGGGTGCAGGCCATCACGCGCCCGCAGGGAACGCCGATCGAGCACACCTCGATCCCGTTCAACATCAGCATGCAGGGCACGACCCAGACCATGAATCAGAAGTACATGCAGGACCGTATGGCCGACATGCTCAAGCAGGCCGACGAAATGCAGGTCACGATCGACACGATGGACAAGATGATCGCGCTCATGGAGCAGATGCGCGACGTCATGAACAGCATGGTCGGCAAGATGCACGTCATGGTCGAGGACGTCAAGGAACTCCGCGACCACATCTCGGATTTCGACGATTTCTTCCGCCCGATCCGCAACTACCTGTACTGGGAACCGCACTGCTACAACATCCCGATGTGCTGGGCGATGCGCTCGGTGTTCGACACCCTTGACGGAGTCGACACCATGACAGCCGATTTCGAGCAGATCGTGCCGGACATGGACAAGATGAACGCCCTGATCCCGGTGATGATCGCGAACATGCAGCCGATGATCGCGACCATGAAGACGATGAAGACCATGATGCTGACCATGCAGTCCACCCAGGGCGGTCTGCAGGATCAGATGGCGGCGATGCAGGACAACTCCACCGCCATGGGTCAGGCCTTCGACGCCGCCAAGAACGACGACTCGTTCTATCTGCCACCGGAGACCTTCGAGAATCCGGACTTCAAGCGCGGCATGAAGATGTTCCTGTCCCCCGACGGGCACGCCGTGCGGTTCATCATCAGCCATGAGGGCGACCCGATGAGCCCCGAAGGGGTCGCTCACGTCGAACCCATCAAGCTGGCCGCCAAGGAGGCGATCAAGGGCACCCCGCTGGAGGGCTCCAAGATCTACCTCGGCGGTACCGCGGCCATGTTCAAGGACATGCAGGAAGGTGCCAACTACGACCTGCTGATCGCCGGAATCGCCTCGCTGTGCCTGATTTTCATCATCATGCTGATCCTCACGCGCAGCGTGGTGGCCGCGGCGGTGATCGTGGGCACCGTGGTGCTGTCCCTCGGCGCGTCCTTCGGTCTGTCGGTGCTGATCTGGCAGCACCTGATCGGCCTGGAACTGCACTGGATGGTGCTGGCCATGTCGGTGATCATCCTGTTGGCCGTGGGTGCGGACTACAACCTGCTACTGGTCTCCCGGTTCAAAGAGGAGATACATGCGGGCTTGAACACCGGCATCATCCGCGCCATGGGCGGCACCGGCTCGGTGGTCACCTCCGCGGGCCTGGTGTTCGCCTTCACCATGATGTCGATGGCGATCAGCGAGCTGGCGGTGATCGGCCAGGTCGGCACCACGATCGGCCTGGGTCTGCTGTTCGACACCCTGGTCATCCGGTCCTTCATGACCCCGTCCATCGCGGCCTTGATGGGCAAGTGGTTCTGGTGGCCGCAGTTGGTGCGTCAGCGGCCCAAGCCGGAACCTTGGCCCAAGCCGATCCAGCGCGAGCCGCAGGACGCTCTCTCTTAAGCCCTGCACCGTTGGTGCCGGTTTACCCAACCAGCGCGACGGCGAAGCCGTCCCAGCCCTTGGTGCCCACGGTTTGGATGGCCGCCGTGTCGAGTCGCGGATGGCCGCCCATCATCTCCAGCATGTCGCGTACTCCTCGCGCCTGTGCGTCGTCGGCCGCCGGTGCGAGCACCCGCCCGAAGCGGGTGACGTTGTCCACCACGATGATCGAGCCCGGCCGGCCCAGCTCGATCGCCCACTCGACGTAGCGGACGTTGTTCTCCTTGTCGGCATCGATGAACACCAGGTCGAACACGTCACCGCGCTCGGCCAACCGCGGCAGCGTGTCGAGGGCGGAGCCGACGATCACCTCGACCCGCTCGGCGACACCGGCGCGGGTCAGGTTCGCCCGCGCCACCTCGGCATGACGCGGCTCGTACTCGAGCGTGACGACGCTGCCGTCGGGGCCCACACCGCGAGCCAGGTTGATGGTGCTGTATCCGGCCAGCGTGCCGATCTCCAGCACCCGGCGCGCCCCCGAGATCCTGGCGAGCAGCGACAGCAGCTTGCCGTGCTGGGCCGACACCTCGATGGCCGGCATGTCGGCGTCCTGCGCGGATCGACGCGCCGCGATCAGCGCCTCGTCCTCGGTACGCAGCACCTCGTTGAACATGGTGTCGACATCGGCGGGCTCGGTCACCTGCGCCAGGCTAACGCAGTTTCAGTGCACACCTTCTTTTCCGTAGACCATCCGCAGCACCAGCCCTACTTCCGGCCCCATGACGGTTGCGCACAGTTCGCAGTAGGCGGCGACGAAGGCCGGCCCGTGCGGCGGGTCGGCCAGGCTGAGGTGGTGGGCCAGTTCGTGTAAAACCACCAACTCGCGCAATGCCCAGGTGTCCCGCTCGGGGACGGCGATGACGGCGTTGCCGTCGACCAGCTCGTAGTGCGCGGCGGTGACGCCCCGCCGGGCCCGTACCGCGACCGGTTGCCCGCCGACGCGGCCGATCACGTCGTCGACGTACCGCTGCACCGATTCGACGGATCCGAACTTCGCCTCCGGAGGCAAGGTGAGCGACGTGCCGAAGAAGTCGATGGCGCGCGAACTGTGTTGGGCGGCACGGTCGAACATGGTGCGCACGAATTGTTCGGCGGCGTACACCCTGGCGCGCTGGGTGTCCCGCGCGCTCACTGCTCCAGGGCGCCGCGCGCGCCGGAGATCTCCTGCTGCGGCCCGAGCCTGGCGTTGCGGCCGGCCCGGTCCCCCGCCCGGCGGGCGGCCGACGAGTACCCGGCCGAGGAGCTCGTCGCCCGCCATGTCCCACGGGCCTGCGAGGCCTGCCGGTAGAAGCTGCGAAGTTCGATATCCTTGTCCCGCAATGCGATAGCTGTTCCCGGCCGATCTGCCGCGTCGGCCTCGCGTTGCGCCTCTTCCCGGGCCTGGGTCAGGCGCTGGCCGATGCGGGCACCGAAGGCCAGCTGGAAGTTGAGCCGGGCAGTGATCGTCGGCGTCGGCCGGTGGGCGCCCGAGGCGATGTAGCCCTCCGACGCCTTGACCATCTGCAGCAGCAGGCTGGTGTAGAGCGCGTGGGTGGTGTCGATGTCCTCGGGGAACCCGTAGGCGTAGACGAACGTCGAGTTGGACGCCACATCACATTTCACATCGTTGGCCTGCCCGATCACCACGAACAGCTGCACATAGGTGCGCAGCCCCCTGGCCCCGGCCTGGCCGATGGTGATGGTGCGTTGCACCGGCATCTGCGCCTTGGTCCGCTCGGCCGAGTGGGCGCGGGCCAGCGCCAGGTCGATCGAGGTGGCGGTGGCCAGGCGCTGGGCCGCGGCCATGAACGCCTCGGCCTCGTGCAGGTTGTCGGTGCCCTCAGCCTGACGTAGCAGTGCCGCGATCCGCGCCAGCATCTTGTCGTCGGTCATGACGCGATCCTAGAAATCCACTCCGACATCACTTTCCGGCGAAGCCTTCCACCGCGTTCACCACCTGCGGAGACAACGGTCCGGGCTTGCCGTAGTTGGCGATGCTGTCGGTCGGATCGTCGCGCAGTACATGGTTGACGCCCTTGAGCTCGACGAGGGTCAGTGCGGTGTGCTTGAGCGCGTCGATCAGCGGACGCTCGACCTCGCAGCTGGCCTGGGAGTCGGAGTCCGAGCAGGTGAGCAACACCGGCATGCCGTCGGGCAGCGCCGCGGCCAGCTCGAGCGGGTCGATCTTGTCGGCCGCGACGATGGCGTTGAGGTTGTCTTTGTTGACGATCGCGCTCAGGCCTTCAGGCAGGTTGGCGGGCACGGTCCCCTTGGTGCGGATCTCCTCGACCGCGCCGAGCCAGGCGGTCAGCACCTCGGGGGTGGCCCCGGAGCGCACCCGGTTGGTGATGATGTCCAGGTAGCGGCCGGACAACGGTTGAAACAAGGCCAGCGAGTGCACCTTCGGATCGCCGGCACTGGCCAGGGTCATGGCGTGGATGGCGCCCTCACCGACCGCGTAGATCGACAGTTTGGCCGCGTCGGTGTCAGGCCGGCCGGCCAGGAACCGCAGCGCGGCGGCTGCCCCGCCGGTGTAGACGCCGCTGACCACCTCGGCGGGTTTCTTCTCGTAGGGGCCGAGCTTGGTGGCGCCGGTGCCGATCTTGTCGTAGCGCAGGCTGGCAACGCCCTTGTTCGACAACGTTTCCGCGAGTTGGCGCATGTTGCCGACCGGGCCGACGACCTTGTTGTCGCCGTTGCGGTCGGTGGGGCCGCTCTCGGAGATCAGCAGTGCCGCCGGACCGGCGCCCTCCTGATGCCGGTAGGTCCCGTGGATGGTGAGGCCGTCGGCGTCGAACGTGACATCGGTGTCGGTCCACGACGGCTGCTGCGCCTCGTCCGCGGCCTTCTCCGAGCCGCAGCCGGCCACCAGAAGCGCCGAAACCAGGACGGCGACAAACTTTCTCACAGGTGCGTCTCGATCCAGGCCGTCACGTCGTCGAGGACCAGCTCCTTCTCGGGCTCGTTGAACACCTCGTGGAACAGGCCCGGATACACCTTGAGGTGCACGTCCTGCGACCCCACGCATTCGACGAGGTGGCGACTGCCGTCGGCGGCCACCAGGCGGTCCTTCTCACCGTGCACCACCAGCAGCGGCGCGGTCAGGGCCGAGGCCCGCTGCGGCATCGTCTCACCCACGATGATCAGCGCCCGGGCGATGCCCGCGGGGACCTTGCCGTGCCATACCAGCGGGTCGGCGTTGTAGGCCGCCACCACCTCGGGGTCGCGCGACACCGCATTGGCGTCGAGGTTCTCCACCGGCAGCCCGGGGGCGATCTTGCCGAGCACCTTGGCCACGGCCGCCAGCACCGGTGAGACCGCCGCCTGCGCGGCCACCGCGGGCCCGGACAGCACCATCGCGGTGTATTCGTCGGGGTATTCGACGCCGTAGGTGAACACGATGCCGCCGCCCATGCTGTGACCCAGTACGAGTCGCGGGAGCGCCGGATACTCGGTGGCGGCGATGCCGACCAGGGTGTGGAAGTCGCCGACGTACTCGGACATGTCGCGCAGGTACACCCGCTTGCCGCCGGAGCGGCCGTGACCGCGATGGTCCAGGGCGTAGACGACCAGCCCCGCCTTCCCGAACCGCTGCGCGACGTGGTGGTAGCGGCCGGCGTGCTCACCGAGACCGTGGGAGAGGACGACGACGCCTCGGGGCGCGATGTCCGGAGTCCACACGTCGTAGACGATGCGGACCCCTCCGACGCCCTCGAAGGTCTGTTCACTGCGCGTGCTGGTCACCCTGGCGAGCGTATTCGATCGAAGTTGTCGGGGGTGCTGCGTAAGCTCGCGAATGTGACGGTCCTCGCTCACCGCCTAGATGACGACAGCCCGGCCGATGCCTTCCTGGCCGACGCCCAGCGCTACCGCCGTGAGCTGCTGGCGCACTGCTACCGGATGACCGGTTCGCTGCACGATGCCGAGGATCTGGTGCAGGAGACCTACCTGCGCGCCTGGAAGTCCTACGGCGGTTTCGAGGGCAAATCCTCGGTCCGGACCTGGCTGTACCGCATCGCGACCAACACGTGCCTGACGGCACTGGAGGGCCGGCAACGCCGCCCGCTGCCGTCGGGTCTGGGCAACCCGAGCTCGTCGCCCACCGACGAGATCTCCGAACACCACGAGATCCCGTGGCTGCAGCCACTGCCGGATTCCACCGACGACCCGGCGGATCCCAGCACGATCGTGGGGACCCGGGATTCGGTGCGGCTCGCTTTCGTCGCGGCGCTGCAGCATCTGTCCGCCCGGCAACGCGCGGTGCTGGTGATGCGTGAGGTACTGCAGTGGAAAGCCGCCGAGGTGGGTGAGGCGATCGGGGCGTCGACAGCCGCCGTCAACAGCCTCCTGCAGCGCGCCCGTGCCCAGCTCGACGCGGTGGGCCCCAGCCAGGACGACGAGATCGACGCGCCGGACTCCCCGCACGCCCAGAACCTGCTGCGCAACTACATGGCCGCGTTCGAGGCCTATGACATCGACAAGCTGGTCGAGTTGTTCACCGCCGAGGCGATCTGGGAGATGCCACCGTTCGACAGCTGGTACCGGGGGCCGGAGGCCATCGGCGACCTGTCCCGGTACAAGTGCCCGGCCGAAGAGCCCGGGGACATGCGGTTCATCGCCACGAGCGCCAACGGCCAGCCCGCCGCGGCGATGTACATGCTGAACCGCGAGACCGGCCGGCACGATGCGTTTCAGCTGCACGTCCTCGAGGTGCGCCCCGAGGGCATCTCGCACGTGGTGGCGTTCATGGAGCTGTCGTTGTTCGAGAAGTTCGGACTGCCGGCCTCACTCTGACCACCGAACGCTCAGATGGCGTCGTAGTCGGCGGTGCGGTCGTAGACGACTTCGAAGTCGACGTGAACACCGCACAGGTCACCGTCGGCGTTTCGGGTGGCGAACACCGAATAACTCCCGTCGCCCCAGCCGGACCGGCAGATCACGTAATTCTCACCCGCGCGGGCATCGAACAGCGTGACACTGTGGGGCGCGACGTGATCCTCGGTGGTTTCGTAGGGCCGGTCGGCCCAGACCTCGTTGTCGAACCAGT
This genomic window from Mycolicibacterium neworleansense contains:
- a CDS encoding MMPL/RND family transporter, with the protein product MSNYDTPTDSIPVSPAPQHSNHGGIAKWIRRLAVPIIIAWIALIALLNVIVPQLEEVGKMRSVSMTPDDAPSMIAMKRVGEVFQEFKSNSSVMVVLEGDQPLGDDAHKYYDEIIDKLEADKKHIEHVQDFWGDPLTASGAQSSDGHAAYVQVYTAGNQGEALANESVEATEKIVQSVQAPPGVKAYVTGPAAMAADQEIAGNRSLEMITALTFVVIIVMLLSVYRSVVTVLLTLFMVVLSLSAARGLVAFLGYYNIIGLSTFATNLLVMLAIAASTDYAIFLIGRYQEARSVGEDRESAYYTMFHGTAHVILGSGLTIAGATFCLHFTRLPYFQSLGIPLAIGMVMVVVVALTLGSAIITVATKFGKTLEPKRAMRTRGWRKIGAAVVRWPGPILIATIAISLVGLLTLPGYKTNYNDRKYLPADLPANTGYAAADRHFSQARMNPELLLIESDHDLRNSADFLVIERIAKRVIGVPGVSRVQAITRPQGTPIEHTSIPFNISMQGTTQTMNQKYMQDRMADMLKQADEMQVTIDTMDKMIALMEQMRDVMNSMVGKMHVMVEDVKELRDHISDFDDFFRPIRNYLYWEPHCYNIPMCWAMRSVFDTLDGVDTMTADFEQIVPDMDKMNALIPVMIANMQPMIATMKTMKTMMLTMQSTQGGLQDQMAAMQDNSTAMGQAFDAAKNDDSFYLPPETFENPDFKRGMKMFLSPDGHAVRFIISHEGDPMSPEGVAHVEPIKLAAKEAIKGTPLEGSKIYLGGTAAMFKDMQEGANYDLLIAGIASLCLIFIIMLILTRSVVAAAVIVGTVVLSLGASFGLSVLIWQHLIGLELHWMVLAMSVIILLAVGADYNLLLVSRFKEEIHAGLNTGIIRAMGGTGSVVTSAGLVFAFTMMSMAISELAVIGQVGTTIGLGLLFDTLVIRSFMTPSIAALMGKWFWWPQLVRQRPKPEPWPKPIQREPQDALS
- a CDS encoding O-methyltransferase, which encodes MFNEVLRTEDEALIAARRSAQDADMPAIEVSAQHGKLLSLLARISGARRVLEIGTLAGYSTINLARGVGPDGSVVTLEYEPRHAEVARANLTRAGVAERVEVIVGSALDTLPRLAERGDVFDLVFIDADKENNVRYVEWAIELGRPGSIIVVDNVTRFGRVLAPAADDAQARGVRDMLEMMGGHPRLDTAAIQTVGTKGWDGFAVALVG
- a CDS encoding TIGR04338 family metallohydrolase; this encodes MSARDTQRARVYAAEQFVRTMFDRAAQHSSRAIDFFGTSLTLPPEAKFGSVESVQRYVDDVIGRVGGQPVAVRARRGVTAAHYELVDGNAVIAVPERDTWALRELVVLHELAHHLSLADPPHGPAFVAAYCELCATVMGPEVGLVLRMVYGKEGVH
- a CDS encoding DUF2786 domain-containing protein, producing the protein MTDDKMLARIAALLRQAEGTDNLHEAEAFMAAAQRLATATSIDLALARAHSAERTKAQMPVQRTITIGQAGARGLRTYVQLFVVIGQANDVKCDVASNSTFVYAYGFPEDIDTTHALYTSLLLQMVKASEGYIASGAHRPTPTITARLNFQLAFGARIGQRLTQAREEAQREADAADRPGTAIALRDKDIELRSFYRQASQARGTWRATSSSAGYSSAARRAGDRAGRNARLGPQQEISGARGALEQ
- a CDS encoding alpha/beta hydrolase family protein; the encoded protein is MRKFVAVLVSALLVAGCGSEKAADEAQQPSWTDTDVTFDADGLTIHGTYRHQEGAGPAALLISESGPTDRNGDNKVVGPVGNMRQLAETLSNKGVASLRYDKIGTGATKLGPYEKKPAEVVSGVYTGGAAAALRFLAGRPDTDAAKLSIYAVGEGAIHAMTLASAGDPKVHSLALFQPLSGRYLDIITNRVRSGATPEVLTAWLGAVEEIRTKGTVPANLPEGLSAIVNKDNLNAIVAADKIDPLELAAALPDGMPVLLTCSDSDSQASCEVERPLIDALKHTALTLVELKGVNHVLRDDPTDSIANYGKPGPLSPQVVNAVEGFAGK
- a CDS encoding alpha/beta hydrolase; translated protein: MTSTRSEQTFEGVGGVRIVYDVWTPDIAPRGVVVLSHGLGEHAGRYHHVAQRFGKAGLVVYALDHRGHGRSGGKRVYLRDMSEYVGDFHTLVGIAATEYPALPRLVLGHSMGGGIVFTYGVEYPDEYTAMVLSGPAVAAQAAVSPVLAAVAKVLGKIAPGLPVENLDANAVSRDPEVVAAYNADPLVWHGKVPAGIARALIIVGETMPQRASALTAPLLVVHGEKDRLVAADGSRHLVECVGSQDVHLKVYPGLFHEVFNEPEKELVLDDVTAWIETHL
- a CDS encoding sigma-70 family RNA polymerase sigma factor: MSGVLRKLANVTVLAHRLDDDSPADAFLADAQRYRRELLAHCYRMTGSLHDAEDLVQETYLRAWKSYGGFEGKSSVRTWLYRIATNTCLTALEGRQRRPLPSGLGNPSSSPTDEISEHHEIPWLQPLPDSTDDPADPSTIVGTRDSVRLAFVAALQHLSARQRAVLVMREVLQWKAAEVGEAIGASTAAVNSLLQRARAQLDAVGPSQDDEIDAPDSPHAQNLLRNYMAAFEAYDIDKLVELFTAEAIWEMPPFDSWYRGPEAIGDLSRYKCPAEEPGDMRFIATSANGQPAAAMYMLNRETGRHDAFQLHVLEVRPEGISHVVAFMELSLFEKFGLPASL